A single window of Archangium gephyra DNA harbors:
- the dusA gene encoding tRNA dihydrouridine(20/20a) synthase DusA: MTARSIHRLSVAPMMDWTDRHDRYFLRLISKRTRLYTEMVTIGAILHGDKARHLDFSKEEHPIALQLGGSDPEQLAECARIAEQWGYDEVNLNVGCPSDRVQNGMFGACLMAKPDLVARCVEAMRGATRLPVTVKHRLGIDDLDSYELLTHFVRTIHGAGCDTFIVHARKAWLQGLSPKENREIPPLRYEVVRQLKTDFPHLTIVLNGGVKSLEAAREHLAWADGVMIGREAYQNPYMLALADGLLFGDERPAPTRRQVVEALMPYVEELLSRDGHLSRVTRHILGLFAGQPGARGWRRVLSERACRAGAGMEVLRDALAQVPDRVLDEPAAAEPAPLAASA, translated from the coding sequence ATGACTGCCCGCTCGATCCACCGTCTCTCCGTCGCACCCATGATGGACTGGACGGACCGCCACGACCGCTACTTCCTGCGCCTCATCTCCAAGCGCACGCGGCTGTACACCGAGATGGTCACCATTGGCGCCATCCTCCACGGCGACAAGGCTCGGCACCTCGACTTCTCCAAGGAAGAGCACCCCATCGCGCTGCAACTCGGCGGCAGTGATCCCGAGCAGCTCGCCGAGTGCGCCCGCATCGCCGAACAGTGGGGCTATGACGAGGTGAACCTCAACGTGGGTTGCCCCTCGGATCGCGTGCAGAACGGCATGTTCGGCGCGTGCCTCATGGCGAAGCCCGACCTCGTGGCCCGCTGTGTCGAGGCCATGCGCGGCGCCACCCGTCTGCCCGTCACCGTCAAGCACCGGCTCGGCATCGACGACCTCGACTCGTACGAGCTGCTGACGCACTTCGTGCGGACCATCCACGGGGCGGGCTGTGACACCTTCATCGTGCACGCGCGCAAGGCCTGGTTGCAGGGGCTCAGCCCCAAGGAGAACCGCGAGATTCCTCCGCTGCGCTACGAGGTCGTCCGCCAGCTCAAGACGGACTTCCCGCACCTCACCATCGTGCTCAACGGCGGCGTGAAGTCCCTGGAGGCCGCGCGCGAGCACCTGGCGTGGGCAGACGGCGTGATGATCGGCCGCGAGGCGTACCAGAACCCGTACATGCTCGCGCTCGCGGATGGTCTGCTGTTCGGCGACGAGCGCCCCGCACCCACCCGGCGCCAGGTCGTCGAGGCGCTGATGCCGTACGTGGAGGAGCTGCTGTCGCGCGATGGGCACCTCTCGCGCGTCACCCGCCACATCCTGGGGCTCTTCGCGGGGCAGCCGGGGGCGCGGGGTTGGCGGCGCGTGCTGAGCGAGCGCGCCTGCCGGGCCGGAGCGGGGATGGAGGTGCTCCGGGATGCGCTCGCCCAGGTGCCGGATCGCGTCCTGGACGAGCCCGCCGCCGCCGAACCGGCCCCGCTGGCCGCCTCGGCGTGA
- a CDS encoding Rpn family recombination-promoting nuclease/putative transposase, whose protein sequence is MRTLFVDPKTDFVFKKIFGTEEHKPLLVALLNGLLELDEVHRVVEVELLSPEQRPVVQELMRSIVDVKCVDARGARYVVEMQVLNVEGFDKRVVYNVAKAYTTQLKRGQKYPDLDDVIGVTICDFELWPRREMPHVPMLSRWCMQEQHRGAKGLGQLQFVFLELPKYDASRPPVTAVEKWAYFFREADNLEMVPEVLAERPYADALEAARAADFTEEEWDAYIRAGMAIQDKRGALSLASKQGRAQGWQEGKQEGKQEGRQEGMRAMRAALSEVLRQRGLTPGPQEQERLDGCEDLGTLQRWLVQAVSATSVSDALG, encoded by the coding sequence ATGCGCACCTTGTTCGTGGACCCGAAAACCGACTTCGTCTTCAAGAAGATCTTCGGTACCGAGGAGCACAAGCCCCTGCTGGTGGCGTTGCTCAATGGTCTGCTGGAACTGGACGAGGTGCATCGAGTGGTGGAGGTCGAGTTGCTCTCTCCCGAGCAGCGGCCCGTCGTGCAGGAACTGATGCGCTCCATCGTCGACGTCAAGTGCGTGGACGCGCGAGGTGCCCGCTACGTGGTGGAGATGCAGGTCCTCAACGTGGAGGGCTTCGACAAGCGCGTGGTGTACAACGTGGCCAAGGCCTACACGACCCAGCTCAAGCGGGGACAGAAGTACCCGGACCTGGATGACGTGATCGGCGTGACCATCTGCGACTTCGAGCTGTGGCCCCGGCGCGAGATGCCCCATGTGCCCATGCTCAGCCGCTGGTGCATGCAGGAGCAGCACAGAGGGGCGAAGGGCCTGGGGCAGCTCCAGTTCGTCTTCCTGGAACTGCCCAAGTACGACGCCTCGCGCCCACCGGTGACGGCGGTGGAGAAGTGGGCCTACTTCTTCCGGGAGGCGGACAATCTGGAGATGGTGCCGGAGGTCCTGGCGGAGCGGCCGTATGCCGACGCATTGGAAGCGGCCCGTGCGGCGGATTTCACGGAAGAGGAATGGGACGCCTACATCCGCGCGGGCATGGCGATTCAAGACAAGCGCGGTGCCCTGTCGCTGGCGAGCAAGCAAGGGAGGGCCCAGGGGTGGCAGGAAGGAAAGCAGGAGGGGAAGCAGGAGGGGCGGCAGGAGGGCATGCGTGCCATGCGCGCGGCGTTGTCGGAGGTGTTGCGGCAGCGGGGTTTGACGCCAGGCCCCCAGGAGCAGGAGCGCCTGGATGGTTGTGAGGACCTGGGCACGCTCCAGCGCTGGCTCGTTCAGGCCGTGAGCGCCACGAGCGTCTCCGACGCCCTTGGGTGA
- a CDS encoding energy transducer TonB — protein MRHPSRVLKLALAFSLVLHLVLLWWWQRIPTPPARPSASSHSTQGPVEVLVVDLSPARPAPPPPPPAPATPRQGPETRQSQAGRKGDRSRTAPPAADTPPAPAPLASDVPRAEPGPEKPSLLPSADTLALQSGGDFPVPPPEPGPPGTRLRAPARPASPQELATETARDTIARRRVESGLTHSYFGDLGKALVRRFRQSHAEVERGQTTKEKVAQKARDVGSVLSRSGEMEDPMKHPRRVDPLAAGPASHPMLEDAQKRLAYSLPNKWTHSEGVTVVRLTQGADGKVLSVELLAPSGNGELDQAAVTAVKELGEELTSLPPEVLMGRDSVVSEWKFELLRTVGGPAANGVGIVGTFDPVTGVEDALPTFAARSQVRVTLVAYY, from the coding sequence ATGAGGCACCCATCCCGTGTCTTGAAGCTCGCCCTGGCCTTCAGCCTCGTGCTGCACCTGGTGCTGCTGTGGTGGTGGCAGCGCATCCCGACGCCTCCGGCGCGACCCTCCGCCTCCTCGCACTCCACCCAGGGCCCGGTGGAGGTGCTCGTCGTCGACCTCTCCCCTGCCCGTCCCGCCCCCCCACCACCACCACCCGCCCCGGCCACGCCTCGCCAGGGTCCGGAAACGCGCCAGTCCCAGGCGGGACGCAAGGGCGACAGGTCCCGCACGGCCCCACCCGCCGCGGACACACCGCCAGCGCCCGCCCCCCTGGCCAGTGACGTGCCCCGAGCCGAGCCGGGCCCGGAGAAGCCCTCGCTCCTGCCGAGCGCCGATACGTTGGCGCTCCAGTCCGGTGGAGACTTTCCCGTGCCGCCACCCGAGCCGGGGCCTCCGGGCACCCGCCTTCGAGCCCCCGCGCGCCCCGCCTCCCCCCAGGAGCTCGCCACCGAGACGGCGCGCGACACCATCGCCCGGCGGCGTGTCGAGAGCGGCCTGACGCACTCGTACTTCGGTGACCTGGGCAAGGCGCTCGTGCGGCGCTTCCGCCAGAGTCATGCGGAGGTGGAGCGCGGACAGACGACAAAGGAGAAGGTGGCCCAGAAGGCGCGCGACGTGGGCAGCGTCCTCTCCCGCTCCGGCGAGATGGAGGATCCGATGAAACACCCCCGCCGGGTCGATCCGCTCGCGGCCGGTCCGGCCTCCCACCCGATGCTGGAGGATGCCCAGAAGCGGCTGGCCTACTCGCTGCCCAACAAGTGGACGCACAGCGAGGGCGTGACGGTGGTGCGTCTCACCCAGGGCGCCGACGGGAAGGTCCTCTCCGTGGAGCTCCTCGCGCCCTCGGGCAATGGGGAATTGGATCAGGCCGCCGTGACGGCCGTGAAGGAGCTGGGCGAGGAGCTGACCTCCCTTCCACCGGAGGTCCTCATGGGCCGCGACTCGGTGGTGAGCGAGTGGAAGTTCGAGCTGCTGCGCACCGTGGGAGGCCCGGCGGCCAACGGCGTGGGCATCGTGGGAACGTTCGACCCCGTCACCGGTGTCGAGGACGCGCTGCCCACCTTCGCCGCCAGGAGCCAGGTGCGTGTCACACTGGTGGCGTATTACTGA
- a CDS encoding efflux RND transporter permease subunit — translation MERFTRLSYRRPGLVLAWVVAAALLSGVLASRLVFRGSFVELLPAHTQEVRELEAVSQKAGGDGYLVLRARGGSPETLRRFAHALAPKLEALDEVRYVEFHYDTRFFEERALLLLPAEQLRALRTDLEAILRAEKRAALPLLVEPEDATPPPSLEELARRYAPRAAAVREYLSPADGSELYLFVKPSGVAADLPFAQRLVTRVRETSTEVARDFPGVETDATGAHVLRLEEDKRMRADLTRASMLSCAIAALIVVLSCRRLSSLLVVGAPVGVGLLVTFALAQQSIGYLNIITGFLVAILIGLGIEYGLHLAMRYGEERRQHPAAEALVEAVLGTWKGALTSACTNAAAFAALTLAQFQAFAQFGWIAAAGVMFTVLATYLSGPALIALTERLRPGRAELPLPARPRREAPHLSRAVLVSIVVGVCALAAWSATVVGSIGFEPDMRKLRGEFAATRLDDHIIAQLGRRHSPTIFLAEDVSRAGQLAAALRELEARHGAERTFTEVVSLSDFLPRTGEDVEAERAALRAFLERIPASAWDSERVGPALRRLESLLNARPYGVEELPAEVRRRFTALDGQGTFVLAFKRESLSDTDALHRFGVQMDELREVARARGLAVQVLDPNLIAYRIFELVRMDGPWLLLAAALAVFAMMALSLRSLRRAALVAGPLYLGLACLPAAMHLYGLKLNFINAVVLPNLLAIAVDNAVHLYHRYREEGPGSLPHVVRTTGVAAVVATLSNAAGYGALLTARHPGLRSIGEIALLGVVCASLGTTVLFPAVLALLERRAPGLPEQEEPLPLPLQAESDEEPRHSA, via the coding sequence ATGGAGCGCTTCACCCGGCTGTCGTACCGGCGGCCCGGGCTCGTGCTCGCGTGGGTGGTGGCGGCGGCGCTGCTGTCGGGCGTGCTCGCCTCGCGGCTCGTCTTCCGCGGCTCCTTCGTGGAGCTGCTCCCGGCCCACACCCAGGAAGTGCGCGAGCTGGAGGCCGTGTCCCAGAAGGCCGGCGGTGACGGCTACCTCGTGCTGCGGGCCCGTGGTGGCAGCCCGGAGACGCTGCGCCGTTTCGCTCACGCGCTGGCGCCGAAGCTGGAAGCCCTGGACGAGGTCCGCTACGTCGAGTTCCACTACGACACGCGCTTCTTCGAGGAGCGCGCCCTGCTCCTGCTTCCCGCGGAGCAGCTGCGGGCCCTGCGCACGGATCTCGAGGCCATTCTCCGGGCGGAGAAACGCGCCGCCCTGCCCCTGCTCGTGGAGCCCGAGGACGCGACCCCGCCGCCCTCGCTCGAGGAGCTCGCCCGCCGCTACGCGCCCCGTGCCGCCGCCGTGCGCGAGTACCTGAGCCCCGCGGACGGCAGCGAGCTGTACCTCTTCGTGAAGCCCTCGGGCGTCGCCGCGGATCTCCCCTTCGCCCAGCGCCTGGTGACGCGGGTGCGGGAGACGAGCACCGAGGTGGCGCGAGACTTCCCCGGGGTGGAGACGGACGCCACGGGCGCGCACGTGCTGCGGCTCGAGGAGGACAAGAGGATGCGCGCGGATCTCACGCGCGCCTCCATGCTCTCGTGCGCCATCGCGGCGCTCATCGTCGTGCTGTCCTGCCGGCGGCTCTCCTCGCTCCTGGTGGTGGGCGCGCCCGTGGGCGTGGGACTGCTCGTCACCTTCGCGCTGGCGCAGCAGAGCATCGGCTACCTCAACATCATCACCGGCTTCCTCGTGGCCATCCTCATCGGGCTGGGCATCGAGTACGGCCTCCACCTGGCCATGCGCTATGGCGAGGAGCGCCGCCAGCACCCCGCCGCGGAGGCGCTCGTCGAGGCCGTGCTGGGCACGTGGAAGGGCGCGCTGACGTCGGCCTGCACCAACGCCGCGGCCTTCGCCGCGCTCACGCTCGCGCAGTTCCAGGCCTTCGCCCAGTTCGGGTGGATCGCCGCCGCCGGCGTGATGTTCACCGTGCTGGCCACGTACCTGAGCGGCCCCGCGCTCATCGCCCTGACGGAGCGGCTGCGGCCCGGACGCGCGGAGCTGCCGCTGCCGGCCCGGCCCCGCCGCGAGGCCCCGCACCTGTCCCGCGCCGTGCTGGTGAGCATCGTCGTGGGCGTGTGCGCGCTGGCCGCCTGGTCCGCCACGGTGGTGGGCTCCATCGGCTTCGAGCCCGACATGCGCAAGCTGCGCGGGGAGTTCGCCGCCACCCGTCTGGATGATCACATCATCGCCCAGCTGGGACGGCGCCACTCGCCCACCATCTTCCTCGCCGAGGACGTGTCGCGGGCGGGCCAGCTCGCGGCCGCCCTGCGGGAGCTGGAGGCCCGCCATGGCGCCGAGCGCACCTTCACGGAGGTGGTATCGCTCAGTGACTTCCTGCCGCGCACAGGCGAGGACGTGGAGGCGGAGCGCGCCGCGCTGCGCGCGTTCCTCGAGCGCATTCCCGCCAGTGCCTGGGACTCGGAGCGGGTGGGCCCCGCGCTGCGCCGCCTGGAGTCCCTGCTGAATGCCCGGCCCTACGGCGTGGAGGAGCTGCCCGCCGAGGTGCGCCGCCGCTTCACCGCGTTGGATGGACAGGGCACCTTCGTGCTCGCCTTCAAGCGGGAGTCGCTCTCCGACACGGACGCGCTGCACCGCTTCGGCGTCCAGATGGACGAGCTGCGCGAGGTGGCCCGGGCCCGGGGCCTGGCGGTGCAGGTGCTCGACCCCAACCTCATCGCCTACCGCATCTTCGAGCTGGTGAGGATGGATGGCCCCTGGCTGCTGCTGGCCGCCGCGCTCGCGGTGTTCGCGATGATGGCGCTGAGCCTGCGCAGCCTGCGCCGGGCGGCGCTGGTGGCCGGGCCGCTGTACCTCGGGCTCGCGTGCCTGCCGGCGGCGATGCACCTGTACGGGCTCAAGCTCAACTTCATCAACGCGGTGGTGCTGCCCAACCTGCTGGCCATCGCCGTGGATAACGCGGTGCATCTCTACCACCGCTACCGCGAGGAGGGGCCGGGCTCACTGCCCCACGTGGTGCGCACCACGGGCGTCGCGGCGGTGGTCGCCACGCTGTCCAATGCCGCGGGCTACGGAGCGCTGCTCACGGCGCGCCACCCGGGACTGCGCTCCATCGGGGAGATCGCCCTGCTGGGGGTTGTCTGCGCCTCGCTGGGCACGACGGTGCTGTTCCCCGCCGTGCTCGCGTTGCTCGAGCGCCGCGCACCGGGCCTCCCGGAGCAGGAGGAGCCCCTGCCCCTTCCGCTCCAGGCGGAATCGGACGAGGAGCCCCGGCACTCGGCATGA
- a CDS encoding YncE family protein, giving the protein MEARRQASRWNRLRAALVALLLVGAVAGHEASASSFTLFESGQVRPLALSPNGRFLYAVNTPDNRLEIFLVTAGTLSHVSSVPVGLEPVAVAARSDDEVWVVNHLSDSVSIVRHNVYGRAGAVVRTLLVGDEPRDIVFAGTGKNRAFITAAHRGQNVPFDPQFTTPGVGRADVWVFDSNNLGTSLAGNPLKIITLFSDTPRALAATPDGSRVYAAAFHSGNRSTVVHEILVPNGGEAAGGVPGPNVNAEGKPAPEVSVIVRFNGQDWVDSLGRSWTDKVKFSLPDKDVFVIDANANPPAQLSGTAGFYSGVGTILFNMAVNPVNGKVYVSNTEARNDLRFEGPGTFAGQTLRGHLHESRISVLSSTGVAPRHLNKHINYSACCAATPNAENEKSLAQPLGMAVSSNGTTLYVAAFGSSKIGVYSTAALEADTFVPSTTHQIPLTGGGPTGMVLDESCGHMYVLTRFDNGISVVNTVTRQEVAHHRMHNPEPANVVAGRPFLYDARKSSSHGDSSCASCHIFGDFDSTVWDLGNPDGTYKTSPNPIVQVPLEFGDDPTFGQDPNFHPMKGPFSTQSLRGMANHGAMHWRGDRNGGYTAPTAQPDSGAFDEAAAFKQFNPAFMDLLGRNAQLTPAEMQQFTDFILQVTYPPNPVRNLDNTLTPAQQAGRDFYFNTTSFFHGSCNSCHRLDPNANPSAGVAKGFFGTEGLSAFVGTALFPKTPHLRNLYQKVGMFGVGYDFGLLPADPFMGDQIRGFGFNSDGSIDTLFRFNSSFDVHPIFNSVGIPDTPEGHQAKLDMEQFLLAFDTNLAPIVGQQVTLTATNHSVVGPRIDLLVARANAGECDLVAQGRVAQTAVGFFYQGGHFKADRQSRPQQTDAALRQHVATGGGALTYTCTPPGSGQRIGIDRDLDGFLDGDERAAGSNPADPLSTP; this is encoded by the coding sequence ATGGAAGCCCGCCGTCAGGCATCTCGCTGGAATCGTCTGAGAGCAGCCCTCGTCGCGCTGCTGCTCGTGGGAGCGGTGGCGGGTCACGAGGCGTCCGCGTCTTCGTTCACCCTCTTCGAGAGTGGACAGGTCCGCCCGCTCGCGCTGTCGCCGAATGGCAGGTTCCTCTACGCCGTCAACACCCCGGACAACCGCCTGGAGATCTTCCTGGTGACGGCGGGCACGCTCTCCCACGTCTCCTCGGTGCCCGTGGGGCTCGAGCCCGTCGCGGTGGCGGCGCGGAGCGACGACGAGGTCTGGGTCGTCAATCACCTGTCCGACAGCGTGAGCATCGTGCGCCACAACGTGTACGGGCGCGCTGGCGCCGTGGTGCGCACGCTGCTCGTCGGTGACGAGCCGCGCGACATCGTCTTCGCGGGAACGGGGAAGAACCGCGCCTTCATCACGGCCGCCCACCGCGGGCAGAACGTCCCCTTCGATCCGCAGTTCACCACGCCGGGCGTGGGCCGCGCAGACGTCTGGGTCTTCGATTCCAACAACCTGGGCACCTCGCTGGCCGGCAACCCGCTGAAGATCATCACCCTCTTCAGCGACACCCCGCGCGCGCTCGCGGCGACGCCGGATGGCTCACGCGTCTACGCGGCGGCGTTCCACTCCGGAAACCGCTCCACCGTGGTGCATGAGATCCTCGTGCCCAACGGGGGCGAGGCGGCCGGCGGCGTGCCGGGGCCGAACGTCAACGCCGAGGGCAAACCGGCGCCCGAGGTCTCGGTGATCGTCCGGTTCAACGGCCAGGACTGGGTGGACTCGCTGGGCCGTTCGTGGACGGACAAGGTGAAATTCTCCCTGCCGGACAAGGACGTGTTCGTCATCGACGCCAACGCCAACCCGCCGGCGCAGCTCTCCGGCACGGCCGGCTTCTACTCCGGCGTGGGCACCATCCTGTTCAACATGGCCGTCAACCCGGTGAACGGGAAGGTGTACGTCAGCAACACCGAGGCCCGGAATGATCTGCGTTTCGAGGGACCGGGCACCTTCGCCGGGCAGACCCTGCGCGGGCACCTGCACGAGAGCCGGATCTCCGTGCTGAGCTCCACGGGCGTGGCCCCGCGGCACCTCAACAAGCACATCAACTACTCCGCCTGCTGCGCGGCCACCCCCAACGCGGAGAACGAGAAGAGCCTCGCGCAGCCGCTCGGCATGGCGGTGAGCTCCAACGGCACCACGCTGTACGTGGCCGCGTTCGGCTCCTCGAAGATCGGCGTCTACTCCACCGCGGCGCTCGAGGCCGACACCTTCGTGCCGAGCACCACGCACCAGATTCCCCTGACGGGGGGCGGCCCCACCGGCATGGTGCTGGATGAGAGCTGCGGGCACATGTACGTGCTGACGCGCTTCGACAACGGCATCTCCGTCGTCAACACCGTCACGCGCCAGGAAGTGGCCCACCACCGGATGCACAACCCCGAGCCGGCGAACGTGGTGGCGGGACGCCCGTTCCTCTACGACGCGAGGAAGAGCTCCAGCCATGGTGACTCGTCCTGCGCGAGCTGCCACATCTTCGGCGACTTCGACAGCACGGTGTGGGACCTCGGCAACCCGGATGGCACCTACAAGACCAGCCCGAACCCCATCGTCCAGGTGCCGCTCGAGTTCGGGGACGATCCCACCTTCGGCCAGGATCCCAACTTCCACCCGATGAAGGGGCCGTTCTCCACCCAGAGCCTGCGCGGAATGGCGAACCATGGTGCCATGCACTGGCGCGGGGACCGCAACGGCGGCTACACCGCGCCGACCGCCCAGCCGGACAGCGGGGCCTTCGACGAGGCCGCGGCGTTCAAGCAGTTCAACCCGGCGTTCATGGACCTGCTCGGCAGGAATGCACAGCTCACCCCCGCGGAGATGCAGCAGTTCACCGACTTCATCCTCCAGGTGACCTACCCGCCCAACCCGGTCCGCAACCTCGACAACACGCTCACGCCGGCGCAGCAGGCGGGACGGGACTTCTACTTCAACACCACGAGCTTCTTCCACGGCTCGTGCAACTCCTGCCACCGGCTGGATCCCAACGCCAACCCCAGTGCGGGCGTGGCCAAGGGCTTCTTCGGCACGGAGGGCCTCTCGGCCTTCGTGGGGACGGCGCTCTTCCCCAAGACGCCGCACCTGCGCAACCTGTACCAGAAGGTCGGCATGTTCGGCGTGGGCTACGACTTCGGCCTCCTGCCGGCCGATCCCTTCATGGGAGATCAGATCCGCGGCTTCGGATTCAACAGCGACGGCTCCATCGACACGCTGTTCCGCTTCAACAGCAGCTTCGACGTCCACCCGATCTTCAACTCGGTGGGCATCCCGGACACGCCCGAGGGCCACCAGGCCAAGCTGGACATGGAGCAGTTCCTGCTGGCCTTCGACACCAACCTGGCGCCCATCGTCGGCCAGCAGGTGACCCTCACGGCCACCAACCATTCCGTGGTGGGCCCGCGGATCGATCTGCTGGTGGCGCGCGCGAACGCCGGCGAGTGTGACCTGGTGGCCCAGGGCCGGGTCGCCCAGACCGCGGTGGGCTTCTTCTACCAGGGGGGCCACTTCAAGGCCGACCGGCAGTCCAGGCCGCAGCAGACGGACGCGGCCCTGCGCCAGCATGTGGCCACGGGCGGCGGGGCGCTGACCTACACCTGCACGCCTCCGGGCTCGGGCCAGCGCATCGGCATCGATCGCGATCTGGACGGCTTCCTCGACGGCGACGAGCGGGCGGCGGGAAGCAACCCGGCGGATCCCCTCAGCACCCCCTGA
- a CDS encoding ATP-binding protein, protein MARQHESSTPARSSLARSTLISMGVRIAVIIALTTFFSYLHIFYSLREEALVQLKRNVTERSQREQALFVLAEDNHAAMKGALEERIRTLRQEDVDARFDNLFAPRPDGTIRNRREHFDGTRMPGVFVPPGVTADADFRRRLVAAYDVTAQYAPAFHVRFATTGVILPEGAVVGYWPEGANYFQDLDATFSLKDFEYYTLGLPANNPRRESAWTSIYEDPPTQTWMVTVATPLDVDGRHVGTLSHDLLLNELMVRTINNHMPGAYNILVREDGQLIAHPEMKMKSGEGVYDILKNTGKPEDTAAYVGTAEQRAHLHAIFERVKNHPPDQPVLELPEYDELLGVSRLKGPGWFVVTVLSEQMVSAGAFRAARYVLGFGVMSLLLELAIMYWVLKQQITRPLLGFTQATTRLEAGDFDVRLETSRGDELGQLANAFQRMAGEIHRREEALRQANEGLEQRVELRTRELQDVHRQLVETARQVGRAEIATNVLHNVGNVLNSVLTSTLLARERLGALKLESLERVAELLESHRADLSAFLTRDERGKNTLPFLTRLGRHMEEERQELQTLLGDISRHTEHIGAIVKLQQRYARTPQQMFEPVQLGELVEDALRINQAALGRHAVMVERNLADVPAVETEKHKVLMILVNLISNAKYAMDAVPAGQRRLTVNLESPTPGRIHIEVRDNGVGIAPEMLTRIFQYGFTTRSEGHGFGLHSSALAAQELGGSLRANSPGPGHGATFTLELPLTPEQRSERASA, encoded by the coding sequence ATGGCCAGACAGCACGAGTCTTCCACCCCAGCCCGGTCCTCCCTGGCCCGCTCGACGCTCATCAGCATGGGGGTGCGCATCGCGGTGATCATCGCGCTGACCACCTTCTTCAGCTACCTCCACATCTTCTACTCCCTGCGCGAGGAAGCCCTCGTGCAGTTGAAGCGCAACGTCACGGAGCGCAGCCAGAGGGAGCAGGCCCTCTTCGTGCTGGCGGAGGACAACCACGCCGCCATGAAGGGGGCCCTGGAGGAGCGGATCCGGACCCTGCGCCAGGAGGACGTGGACGCCCGGTTCGACAACCTGTTCGCCCCACGTCCCGATGGGACGATCCGCAACCGCCGCGAGCACTTCGATGGCACGCGGATGCCGGGCGTCTTCGTTCCCCCGGGCGTGACGGCGGATGCCGACTTCCGCCGCCGGCTCGTGGCCGCCTACGACGTGACGGCGCAGTACGCGCCCGCCTTCCACGTCCGCTTCGCCACCACCGGCGTCATCCTGCCGGAGGGAGCGGTGGTCGGGTACTGGCCGGAGGGCGCCAACTATTTCCAGGATCTCGACGCCACCTTCTCGCTCAAGGACTTCGAGTACTACACGCTCGGGTTGCCCGCGAACAACCCGCGGCGGGAGTCCGCCTGGACCAGCATCTACGAGGATCCGCCCACCCAGACGTGGATGGTCACGGTCGCCACCCCGCTGGACGTGGACGGGCGCCACGTGGGGACGCTCTCCCATGACCTGCTCCTCAACGAGCTGATGGTCCGCACCATCAACAACCACATGCCCGGGGCCTACAACATCCTCGTGCGCGAGGACGGCCAGCTCATCGCCCACCCCGAGATGAAGATGAAGAGCGGAGAAGGCGTCTACGACATCCTGAAGAACACCGGGAAGCCGGAGGATACCGCCGCCTACGTGGGCACCGCGGAGCAGCGAGCCCATCTGCACGCCATCTTCGAGCGGGTGAAGAACCATCCCCCGGACCAGCCCGTGCTGGAGCTCCCGGAGTACGACGAGCTGCTCGGCGTGTCCCGGCTGAAGGGCCCGGGGTGGTTCGTCGTCACGGTGCTGTCCGAGCAGATGGTGTCCGCGGGCGCGTTCCGGGCGGCGCGCTACGTCCTGGGGTTCGGCGTGATGTCGCTGCTGCTGGAGCTGGCCATCATGTACTGGGTGCTGAAGCAGCAGATCACCCGCCCGCTGCTCGGCTTCACCCAGGCCACCACCCGGCTGGAGGCCGGTGACTTCGATGTCCGGCTGGAGACCTCGCGCGGTGACGAGCTGGGGCAGCTGGCGAACGCCTTCCAACGGATGGCCGGGGAGATCCACCGGCGCGAGGAGGCGCTGCGGCAGGCCAACGAGGGGCTGGAGCAGCGGGTGGAGCTGCGCACCCGGGAGCTCCAGGACGTCCACCGGCAGCTGGTGGAGACGGCGCGGCAGGTGGGACGGGCGGAGATCGCCACCAACGTGCTGCACAACGTGGGCAACGTGCTCAACAGCGTCCTCACCTCGACGCTGCTGGCCCGGGAGCGGCTGGGCGCGCTGAAGCTCGAGAGCCTGGAGAGGGTGGCGGAGCTGCTCGAGTCGCACCGGGCGGACCTCTCGGCCTTCCTCACCCGGGACGAGCGCGGGAAGAACACCCTGCCCTTCCTCACCCGGCTGGGCAGACACATGGAGGAGGAGCGCCAGGAGTTGCAGACCCTGCTCGGAGACATCAGCCGGCACACCGAGCACATTGGCGCCATCGTCAAGCTGCAGCAGCGCTACGCCCGGACGCCCCAGCAGATGTTCGAGCCGGTGCAGCTGGGCGAGCTGGTGGAGGACGCCCTGCGCATCAACCAGGCCGCGCTCGGCCGCCACGCCGTCATGGTGGAACGCAACCTGGCCGACGTGCCTGCCGTGGAGACCGAGAAGCACAAGGTGTTGATGATCCTGGTGAACCTGATCAGCAATGCCAAGTACGCCATGGACGCGGTGCCCGCGGGGCAGCGGCGCCTGACGGTGAACCTGGAGAGCCCCACTCCCGGGCGTATCCACATCGAGGTGCGGGACAATGGCGTGGGCATCGCACCGGAGATGCTCACGCGCATCTTCCAATATGGGTTCACCACCCGCAGCGAGGGGCACGGCTTCGGCCTGCACTCCAGTGCCCTGGCGGCGCAGGAGCTGGGAGGCTCGCTGAGGGCGAACAGCCCTGGACCGGGCCATGGGGCCACGTTCACGCTGGAGCTGCCCCTCACCCCCGAGCAGCGAAGCGAGCGGGCGAGCGCGTAG